Proteins encoded by one window of Enterobacter hormaechei subsp. xiangfangensis:
- a CDS encoding YfcZ/YiiS family protein has product MSKCSADETPVCCCMDVGTIMDNTDCTASYSRVFPNRAEAEETLAALSQRAREVESDPCEIKSTFTEVEGGVQLDIDFVFACEAETLIFQLGLR; this is encoded by the coding sequence ATGAGTAAATGCAGTGCTGATGAAACCCCGGTTTGCTGCTGTATGGATGTTGGCACCATTATGGACAACACCGATTGCACCGCCTCTTACAGCCGCGTATTCCCTAACCGTGCTGAAGCGGAAGAGACGCTGGCCGCGCTGAGCCAGCGCGCGCGTGAAGTCGAATCCGATCCGTGTGAAATCAAATCCACCTTCACGGAAGTGGAAGGCGGCGTGCAGCTGGATATCGACTTTGTGTTCGCCTGCGAAGCAGAAACGCTGATCTTCCAGTTAGGCCTGCGTTAA
- the fadL gene encoding long-chain fatty acid transporter FadL, whose protein sequence is MSQKTLFKQTALAVAVAIVSTSAWSAGFQLNEFSSSGLGRAYSGEGAIADDAGNASRNPALIMMFDRPTFSAGAVYIDPDVNISGKSQFTGADLKADNIAPTAWVPNLHFVAPINEQFGWGASVTSNYGLATEFNNNYPAGEYGGKTDLTTLNLNLSGAYRLNDNWSFGLGFDAVYADAKIERYSGEQTAALPKNSNKIASLKGDEWGYGWNAGILYELDKNNRWGLTYRSEVKIDFDGDYKSGILSPVNGMVPGAGTTIPWGTSNQTVPGSLSLHLPEMWEVSGYNRVAPQWAIHYSLAYTSWSQFQELKATGSNGQTLFYKDESFHDAYRIALGTTYYMDDNWTFRTGVAFDDSPVPADKRSISIPDQDRFWVSAGATYAFNENASIDAGVSYMHGQKVTFQEGPYEFTSEGKAWLFGTNFNYAF, encoded by the coding sequence ATGAGCCAGAAAACCCTGTTCAAACAAACTGCTTTAGCAGTTGCAGTGGCAATCGTCTCAACGTCCGCCTGGTCAGCGGGCTTCCAGTTAAACGAATTTTCTTCCTCTGGCCTTGGCCGTGCGTATTCCGGGGAAGGTGCGATTGCCGATGACGCAGGCAACGCGAGCCGTAACCCGGCGCTGATCATGATGTTTGATCGCCCTACCTTCTCTGCCGGTGCGGTTTACATCGATCCTGATGTCAATATTTCTGGCAAATCTCAGTTCACCGGCGCAGATCTGAAGGCGGATAACATTGCGCCGACCGCGTGGGTGCCTAACCTGCACTTTGTTGCGCCAATCAATGAACAGTTTGGTTGGGGTGCCTCTGTCACCTCTAACTATGGCCTGGCAACGGAGTTCAATAACAACTATCCGGCCGGGGAATACGGCGGTAAAACCGACCTGACGACCCTGAACCTCAACCTGAGCGGCGCATATCGTCTGAACGATAACTGGAGCTTTGGTCTGGGCTTTGATGCTGTCTACGCCGATGCAAAAATCGAGCGTTACTCCGGGGAGCAAACTGCTGCGCTGCCGAAAAACAGCAATAAAATTGCCAGCCTGAAAGGCGATGAATGGGGCTACGGCTGGAACGCCGGTATCCTGTATGAACTGGATAAAAACAACCGCTGGGGTCTGACCTACCGCTCAGAAGTGAAGATTGACTTCGATGGCGATTACAAAAGCGGCATCCTGAGCCCAGTCAACGGTATGGTACCGGGCGCAGGCACCACCATTCCATGGGGTACCTCGAATCAAACCGTACCGGGTTCACTGTCACTGCATCTGCCAGAAATGTGGGAAGTGTCAGGTTATAACCGCGTTGCGCCGCAGTGGGCTATTCACTATAGCCTCGCGTATACCAGCTGGAGCCAGTTCCAGGAGCTGAAAGCCACCGGCAGCAACGGCCAGACGCTGTTCTATAAAGACGAAAGCTTCCACGATGCTTACCGTATCGCACTTGGTACGACCTATTATATGGATGACAACTGGACGTTCCGTACTGGCGTGGCATTTGATGACAGCCCGGTACCGGCAGATAAGCGTTCTATCTCCATTCCGGATCAGGACCGTTTCTGGGTGAGTGCGGGGGCAACCTACGCGTTCAACGAGAATGCCTCTATCGACGCGGGCGTGTCGTACATGCATGGACAGAAAGTGACCTTCCAGGAAGGCCCTTACGAGTTTACCTCTGAAGGTAAAGCCTGGCTGTTTGGTACCAACTTCAACTACGCGTTCTAA
- the mlaA gene encoding phospholipid-binding lipoprotein MlaA has product MKLRLSALALGVTMLVGCASSGEQTGRSDPLEGFNRSMYSFNYNVLDPYLVRPVAVAWRDYVPQPARNGLSNFTSNLEEPAVMVNYFLQGDPYQGMVHFTRFFLNSLLGMGGLIDVAGMANPKLQREQPHRFGSTLGHYGVGYGPYVHLPFYGSFTVRDDGGDMVDTLYPVLSWLTWPLSIGKWTVEGIETRAQLLDSDGLLRQSSDPYIMVREAYFQNHDFIANGGKLKPEDNPNAKAIENELKDIDSE; this is encoded by the coding sequence ATGAAGCTTCGGCTGTCGGCGCTTGCGCTGGGCGTAACAATGCTTGTGGGCTGCGCCAGCTCTGGCGAGCAAACGGGACGCTCCGATCCTCTCGAAGGATTTAACCGTTCAATGTACAGCTTTAACTATAATGTGCTGGATCCGTATCTGGTTCGTCCGGTTGCCGTGGCATGGCGTGACTACGTTCCGCAGCCGGCGCGTAACGGGCTGAGCAACTTTACCAGTAACCTGGAAGAGCCAGCGGTTATGGTCAACTACTTCCTCCAGGGCGACCCGTATCAGGGGATGGTGCATTTCACCCGCTTCTTCCTGAACTCCCTGCTGGGTATGGGCGGCTTAATTGATGTCGCGGGCATGGCGAACCCGAAATTACAGCGTGAACAGCCGCACCGTTTCGGCAGCACGCTGGGGCATTATGGCGTAGGTTATGGGCCGTATGTGCACCTGCCATTCTACGGCAGCTTTACCGTGCGTGATGATGGCGGCGACATGGTGGATACGTTGTATCCGGTGCTGTCATGGCTCACCTGGCCGCTGTCGATTGGTAAATGGACCGTGGAAGGAATTGAAACACGTGCGCAACTGCTGGACTCTGACGGTCTGCTGCGTCAGTCTTCCGATCCGTACATCATGGTCCGCGAGGCCTACTTCCAGAACCATGACTTTATAGCCAACGGCGGTAAGCTGAAGCCGGAAGATAATCCGAACGCGAAAGCCATCGAGAACGAATTAAAAGATATCGATTCGGAATAA
- a CDS encoding formate/nitrite transporter family protein, producing MKDINEEKIGENNEELEIESEEKDRGEEIEVDEDRLPSRAMAIHEHIRQDGEKEMERDAMALLWSAIAAGLSMGASLLAKGIFHVQLEGVPGGFLLENLGYTFGFIIVIMARQQLFTENTVTAVLPVMQNPTLGNFGLLMRLWSVVLLGNLIGTGIAAWAFEYMPIFDEPTRDAFVKIGMDVMKNTPVEMFSNAIISGWIIATMVWMFPSAGSAKIVVIILMTWLIALADTTHIVVGTVEILYLVFNGTLHWSDFFWPFALPTLAGNICGGTFIFALLSHAQIRNDMSNKRKAELKAQEKKDKTAEKSA from the coding sequence ATGAAAGACATTAACGAAGAAAAAATTGGCGAGAACAATGAAGAACTTGAGATTGAAAGTGAGGAGAAAGACCGGGGAGAAGAGATAGAAGTCGACGAAGATCGCCTGCCGTCACGCGCCATGGCTATTCATGAGCATATTCGCCAGGACGGGGAAAAAGAGATGGAGCGCGACGCGATGGCCCTGCTGTGGTCAGCCATTGCAGCCGGTCTGTCAATGGGCGCCTCTTTGCTCGCCAAAGGGATATTTCACGTTCAGCTGGAAGGCGTACCGGGCGGGTTTTTGCTGGAAAATTTAGGCTACACGTTCGGCTTTATTATCGTCATTATGGCGAGACAGCAGCTTTTTACGGAGAATACCGTCACTGCCGTACTGCCCGTCATGCAAAATCCGACCCTCGGTAATTTCGGTTTACTGATGCGCCTGTGGAGCGTCGTGCTGCTGGGGAACCTCATCGGTACGGGTATAGCCGCCTGGGCGTTCGAGTATATGCCAATATTTGATGAACCGACCCGCGACGCATTTGTGAAAATTGGCATGGATGTGATGAAAAACACGCCGGTTGAAATGTTCTCTAATGCTATAATTTCCGGCTGGATCATCGCCACTATGGTGTGGATGTTCCCCTCAGCGGGCAGCGCGAAAATCGTGGTGATTATCCTGATGACCTGGCTTATCGCACTCGCCGATACCACGCACATTGTTGTCGGAACCGTTGAAATCCTTTATCTGGTATTTAACGGCACACTCCACTGGAGCGACTTTTTCTGGCCGTTCGCCCTGCCAACCCTCGCAGGCAACATTTGTGGCGGGACCTTTATCTTTGCGCTGTTGAGCCATGCGCAAATCCGTAACGACATGTCCAACAAGCGTAAGGCCGAGCTTAAGGCTCAGGAAAAAAAGGATAAAACTGCCGAAAAATCGGCGTGA
- a CDS encoding diguanylate cyclase, translating into METYLQTVKEEWVKLINETDPDVHRLATELARDNATPLVAEFYRVVLADPSAAEFLTTEQVERQLQEALRRWLIDVLSCRVEQVEEQMRAQQRAADVHARIGISVDLVEMGFRVLKKLLLPVITTSAHSPEVKLHIYHYAINSIDLAMEVMSRAYVFSENNAAKEDENYRIFSLMENAEEEKERQTAALLSWEMVLLYKITLNSSIGNSLPLGQSEFGLWFSHKGRHYFSGIAEAGHISRLIQEFDDLFNEVRLSGQGLSDKAQRDKFLQRMRNTLSQIITLLRELFDEVSRHEVGVDVLTRLLNRRFLPTIFKREILHATRAGTKLSTLLIDVDKFKQINDTWGHNTGDEILRKVSGAFYDNVRTCDYVFRYGGDEFLIVLTEISEVDALRIAERIRRRVEKIKVNSPTGDIIPLSLSIGVAMFNGHPDYERLIQAADEALYGAKRRGRNCVELWKGA; encoded by the coding sequence ATGGAAACCTACCTGCAAACGGTGAAAGAAGAATGGGTGAAGCTAATTAATGAAACCGATCCCGATGTGCATCGGCTTGCGACTGAGCTTGCCAGGGACAACGCAACGCCCCTGGTCGCTGAATTCTATCGTGTTGTGCTGGCAGATCCGTCGGCAGCTGAATTCCTGACCACCGAACAGGTGGAGAGGCAGCTTCAGGAGGCGCTTCGTCGCTGGCTTATTGATGTGCTCTCATGCCGTGTGGAGCAGGTTGAAGAGCAGATGCGGGCGCAGCAGCGCGCTGCGGATGTTCATGCCCGTATTGGTATTTCGGTTGATTTAGTTGAAATGGGCTTCCGTGTTCTGAAAAAGCTGCTGTTACCTGTCATTACTACCAGCGCCCATTCGCCTGAGGTGAAGCTGCATATTTATCACTACGCGATTAACAGTATCGATCTGGCCATGGAAGTGATGTCGCGGGCCTATGTATTTAGCGAGAACAATGCGGCGAAAGAGGACGAAAATTACCGCATCTTTTCCTTAATGGAGAACGCAGAAGAGGAGAAGGAGAGACAGACCGCGGCGCTGCTGTCATGGGAAATGGTGCTTCTGTATAAGATCACGCTTAATTCCAGTATCGGCAACAGTCTGCCGCTGGGGCAGTCTGAATTTGGACTGTGGTTTAGCCATAAAGGTCGGCACTATTTCAGCGGGATCGCTGAGGCTGGTCATATCTCTCGTCTGATTCAGGAATTCGATGACCTTTTTAACGAGGTCCGTCTTTCAGGGCAGGGTCTGAGTGATAAAGCGCAGCGGGATAAATTCTTGCAGCGAATGCGTAATACGCTCTCGCAAATCATCACGCTTTTGCGCGAACTGTTTGACGAAGTGTCGCGACACGAGGTGGGGGTTGATGTCCTGACCCGCCTGTTGAATCGCCGTTTCCTGCCAACCATCTTCAAACGCGAAATCCTGCATGCCACCCGGGCGGGAACAAAGCTCTCGACGCTGCTGATTGACGTCGACAAATTTAAACAAATCAACGATACCTGGGGGCACAATACCGGGGACGAGATCCTGCGAAAAGTCTCCGGCGCGTTCTACGACAACGTGCGAACCTGTGATTACGTTTTTCGCTACGGCGGCGATGAATTTCTGATTGTGCTAACGGAAATCTCAGAGGTGGACGCGCTGCGAATCGCCGAGCGTATCCGCAGGCGGGTGGAAAAAATCAAGGTTAACTCCCCAACCGGCGATATTATCCCGCTCTCCCTCTCGATAGGCGTGGCGATGTTCAACGGGCATCCCGATTACGAGCGATTGATTCAGGCGGCGGATGAAGCCTTATACGGCGCGAAACGGCGTGGCCGAAACTGCGTGGAGCTTTGGAAGGGGGCGTAA
- the lpxP gene encoding kdo(2)-lipid IV(A) palmitoleoyltransferase yields MLSQSKFQRAFLHPRYWFTWFGLGVLWLLVQLPYPVIRFLGSKLGSASRHFLKRRESIARKNLELCFPHYNAQQRETLIAENFKSIGMALLETGMAWFWPDERVRKWFDVEGLDNLKRAQMQNRGVMVVGVHFMSLELGGRVMGLCQPMMATYRPHNSALMEWVQTRGRMRSNKAMISRNNLRGMVGALKKGEAVWFAPDQDYGPKGSSFAPFFAVKDVATTNGTFVISRLSGAAMLTVTMVRKADKSGYRLHISPEMANYPEDESEAATFINKVIEFEIMRAPEQYLWMHRRFKTRPLGEASLYI; encoded by the coding sequence ATTTTGTCTCAATCCAAATTTCAGCGGGCGTTTCTGCACCCGCGCTACTGGTTTACGTGGTTTGGCCTTGGCGTACTTTGGCTGCTGGTTCAACTTCCTTATCCCGTGATCCGTTTCCTGGGTTCGAAGCTCGGCAGCGCATCGCGTCACTTCCTTAAGCGTCGTGAGTCCATTGCCCGAAAAAATCTCGAACTTTGCTTTCCGCATTACAATGCGCAGCAGCGCGAAACGCTGATTGCGGAAAACTTTAAATCTATCGGTATGGCGCTGCTTGAAACCGGTATGGCCTGGTTCTGGCCAGACGAGCGTGTCCGTAAATGGTTTGACGTGGAAGGTCTGGATAACCTGAAACGTGCCCAGATGCAAAACCGCGGCGTGATGGTTGTGGGTGTGCATTTTATGTCGCTTGAGCTGGGTGGCCGCGTTATGGGCCTTTGTCAGCCGATGATGGCAACCTATCGCCCGCATAACAGCGCGCTGATGGAATGGGTACAAACGCGGGGCCGCATGCGTTCAAATAAGGCGATGATCAGCCGTAACAATTTGCGCGGTATGGTTGGCGCCCTGAAAAAAGGTGAAGCAGTCTGGTTTGCCCCGGATCAGGACTACGGTCCTAAAGGCAGCAGCTTTGCCCCTTTCTTTGCGGTTAAAGATGTCGCTACGACGAACGGTACCTTTGTGATTTCACGTCTCTCAGGCGCCGCGATGTTGACGGTGACCATGGTCAGAAAAGCGGATAAGTCAGGCTATCGTCTGCATATCTCCCCAGAGATGGCGAACTATCCTGAAGATGAGAGTGAAGCCGCGACCTTTATCAATAAGGTGATTGAGTTTGAGATTATGCGTGCGCCTGAGCAGTATCTGTGGATGCACCGCCGCTTTAAAACCCGTCCCCTGGGCGAAGCCTCACTCTATATCTGA
- the ypdK gene encoding membrane protein YpdK: MKYFFMGISVIVLVWAGTFALMI, from the coding sequence GTGAAATATTTCTTTATGGGCATTTCGGTTATTGTTTTAGTTTGGGCCGGAACGTTTGCTCTGATGATCTAG
- the alaC gene encoding alanine transaminase — translation MAEFSPERRFTRIDRLPPYVFNITAELKMAARRRGEDIIDFSMGNPDGPTPPHIVEKLCTVAQRPDTHGYSTSRGIPRLRRAISRWYQDRYQVDIDPENEAIVTIGSKEGLAHLMLATLDHGDTVLVPNPSYPIHIYGAVIAGAQVRSVPLVEGVDFFNELERAIRESYPKPKMMILGFPSNPTAQCVELEFFEKVVALAKRYDVLVVHDLAYADIVYDGWKAPSIMQVPGARDVAVEFFTLSKSYNMAGWRIGFMVGNKTLVSALARIKSYHDYGTFTPLQVAAIAALEGDQQCVLDIAAQYKRRRDVLVKGLHEAGWMVEMPKASMYVWAKIPEPYAAMGSLEFAKKLLQDAKVCVSPGIGFGDYGDTHVRFALIENSDRIRQAVRGIKSMFRADGLLAAKSVAEQPES, via the coding sequence ATGGCTGAATTCAGTCCTGAACGCCGTTTTACGCGTATCGATCGTCTCCCCCCTTATGTTTTCAATATTACTGCTGAACTGAAAATGGCTGCGCGTCGGCGCGGCGAAGACATTATCGATTTCAGTATGGGTAACCCTGACGGCCCAACGCCGCCGCACATTGTTGAGAAACTCTGCACGGTTGCCCAGCGTCCCGATACCCATGGGTATTCTACCTCACGCGGCATTCCACGCTTACGTCGGGCGATCTCCCGCTGGTATCAGGATCGTTATCAGGTCGATATCGATCCTGAAAATGAAGCGATTGTGACCATTGGCTCCAAAGAGGGGCTGGCCCACCTGATGCTGGCGACGCTGGATCACGGCGATACCGTACTGGTGCCGAATCCGAGCTACCCGATTCACATCTATGGGGCGGTGATTGCCGGGGCGCAGGTGCGTTCTGTCCCGCTGGTGGAAGGCGTCGACTTCTTTAACGAGCTGGAACGGGCGATTCGTGAAAGCTATCCGAAGCCGAAAATGATGATCCTCGGTTTCCCGTCAAACCCAACGGCACAATGCGTTGAACTCGAATTCTTCGAGAAAGTGGTCGCGCTGGCTAAGCGTTACGACGTGCTGGTGGTACACGATCTCGCCTACGCCGATATCGTTTATGATGGCTGGAAAGCGCCGTCAATTATGCAGGTACCGGGTGCCCGTGATGTGGCGGTTGAGTTTTTCACCCTGTCGAAAAGCTACAACATGGCGGGCTGGCGAATTGGTTTTATGGTGGGAAACAAAACGCTGGTGAGTGCCCTGGCGCGTATTAAAAGCTACCATGACTATGGCACCTTTACGCCGTTACAGGTCGCGGCCATCGCGGCGCTGGAAGGGGATCAGCAATGCGTGCTCGATATTGCCGCTCAGTATAAACGCCGCCGAGATGTGCTGGTAAAAGGGCTTCATGAAGCAGGCTGGATGGTGGAAATGCCTAAAGCCTCTATGTACGTCTGGGCGAAAATTCCTGAGCCGTATGCGGCGATGGGTTCTCTGGAATTTGCCAAAAAACTGCTTCAGGACGCGAAGGTTTGCGTCTCTCCAGGCATTGGCTTTGGTGACTACGGTGACACGCATGTGCGTTTCGCGCTGATTGAAAACAGCGACCGTATCCGTCAGGCAGTGCGGGGCATTAAAAGCATGTTCCGTGCGGATGGCCTGCTTGCAGCGAAGAGCGTTGCGGAACAACCCGAGTCGTAA